Proteins encoded within one genomic window of Glandiceps talaboti chromosome 3, keGlaTala1.1, whole genome shotgun sequence:
- the LOC144433291 gene encoding betaine--homocysteine S-methyltransferase 1-like, with protein sequence MTKGHHKQSLSQSNLRKGTLEDINILLKCIERGLLERLKDGEDVICAEGYSFYFERNCYLQLGTGIPMVVLEHPELVKACHREFVHAGSDVVLAFTYYCHRAKLSVIGEVDRVEEINRKALQLAREVADETNTLMVGNICNTNVYNADNPERIEDIKAMFKEQVEWAVEGGADFILAETYTYFGEAMLALDAVKQYGKGLPVVVTMAPFVVPTKNGQALTGDMVLLTEACRKLKEAGADVVGLNCGRGPQTMLPLMKELKKVCPGPLAAIPVPFRTTDKEPTFFMLTDPKTGKKVFPCDTDIFYCSRDDFKEFGAQCKELGFQFVGVCCGNRAHYTRALAESLGRSPEGCRYLPNMSKHYVYGSDSKVKKDVAKESMNLYHTLGEIGES encoded by the exons ATGACCAAGGGCCATCACAAACAGTCACTGTCACA GAGCAATTTGAGGAAAGGAACGCTTGAagatatcaatatattattgaaatgtattgaAAGAG GTCTCCTAGAACGTCTGAAGGACGGAGAGGACGTAATATGTGCTGAAGGTTACAGTTTCTATTTTGAAAGGAATTGTTATTTGCAACTTGGGACTGGTATACCAATGGTTGTGCTTGAACATCCGGAACTCGTAAAAGCATGCCACCGAGAATTTGTACATGCTGGCAGCGATGTAGTCCTGGCATTTACT TATTACTGTCATCGGGCGAAATTATCTGTGATTGGTGAAGTCGACAGGGTCGAGGAAATAAACAGGAAGGCGTTACAACTTGCCCGTGAAGTCGCAGACGAAACTAACACCTTAATGGTGGgaaacatttgtaatacaaatgtatacaatgcTGATAATCCGGAAAGAATTGAAGACATCAAAGCTATGTTTAAG GAACAGGTTGAGTGGGCTGTTGAAGGTGGCGCCGACTTCATTCTAGCTGAGACTTATACGTACTTTGGGGAGGCTATGTTGGCTTTAGATGCTGTGAAACAGTATGGTAAAG GTCTGCCAGTGGTAGTGACAATGGCTCCATTCGTAGTTCCAACAAAGAACGGTCAAGCTTTAACTGGAGATATGGTGCTACTCACAGAGGCATGTAGAAAACTGAAAGAAGCTGGAGCCGATGTTGTTGGTTTGAATTGTGGTCGTGGTCCTCAGACGATGCTACCGTTGATGAAAGAGTTAAAGAAAGTTTGTCCA GGACCTCTGGCTGCTATTCCTGTACCTTTCAGAACAACAGACAAGGAACCAACTTTCTTCATGTTGACAGATCCTAAAACAG GGAAGAAAGTGTTTCCATGCGATACCGATATCTTTTACTGTTCTCGTGATGACTTCAAAGAATTTGGCGCACAGTGTAAAGAGCTTGGTTTTCAGTTTGTTGGTGTGTGTTGCGGCAATCGCGCCCACTACACCCGAGCATTGGCCGAGTCCCTCGGCCGATCCCCCGAAGGTTGCCGATACTTGCCCAACATGTCCAAGCACTACGTTTACGGAAGCGACTCCAAAGTGAAGAAAGATGTCGCGAAAGAAAGCATGAATCTATATCATACTTTGGGTGAAATAGGAGAGTCTTAA
- the LOC144432588 gene encoding betaine--homocysteine S-methyltransferase 1-like isoform X2, whose product MSTKVKGLVERVSNGEKIIVAEGYIFLFERRGYLKAGPFVPEVVLEHPDLVKNAYREFAHAGSDVVLAFTFYANRAKMRLIGRENDIQKMNNDALRMAREVADETGTLMAGNISNSNIYTPTNSAEKNDTIRDMFKEQIEWAVDAGSDFILAETFMHLGEAEMALKVAQKFGKDLPVVVTMSAFATEIIDGQYCTSDKVPFGEACQKLYDAGATVVGLNCAFGPETMVVALQQIRQTYNGPLAAVPVPFRTTDKEPSFSTLTDPINGEALFPTNLEVVSCSRTDIENFAEKCKKLNVQFIGLCCGNEACLTRTLAEQLGRVTPASRFSPEMSKHCVFGTDDAVDKQNKEHVRGIIDKMKSGSS is encoded by the exons ATGTCAACTAAAGTCAAAG GATTGGTAGAGCGGGTTTCAAATGGAGAAAAGATCATAGTGGCCGAGGGATATATATTTCTCTTTGAGCGAAGGGGATACCTTAAAGCTGGTCCTTTTGTGCCGGAAGTCGTGCTAGAACACCCAGATCTTGTGAAAAATGCTTACCGCGAGTTTGCTCATGCCGGAAGTGACGTGGTGTTAGCCTTCACT TTTTATGCTAATCGTGCGAAGATGCGATTGATTGGACGAGAGAACGACATCCAGAAAATGAACAACGATGCACTGCGCATGGCACGCGAAGTTGCCGACGAAACTGGTACCCTAATGGCGGGAAACATCTCTAATTCAAATATCTACACACCGACCAACAGTGCAGAGAAGAATGATACGATAAGAGACATGTTTAAA GAACAAATCGAATGGGCTGTTGACGCCGGATCAGACTTCATCTTAGCAGAGACGTTCATGCATCTTGGCGAGGCTGAAATGGCGTTGAAAGTCGCACAGAAATTTGGAAAAG ATTTGCCCGTTGTCGTGACCATGTCAGCATTCGCAACGGAAATAATAGATGGCCAATATTGTACAAGTGACAAGGTTCCTTTTGGTGAAGCTTGTCAGAAGCTGTATGATGCAGGTGCAACTGTGGTTGGTCTTAATTGTGCTTTTGGGCCAGAAACAATGGTTGTGGCTTTGCAACAGATTAGGCAGACATATAAT GGACCTCTGGCTGCCGTGCCAGTACCTTTCAGAACAACAGACAAGGAACCTTCGTTCTCAACATTAACCGACCCTATAAACG GTGAGGCGTTATTTCCAACCAATCTTGAAGTCGTCTCGTGCTCAAGAACAGACATAGAGAATTTCGCCGAGAAGTGTAAAAAGCTAAATGTCCAGTTTATCGGCTTGTGCTGCGGTAACGAGGCTTGTCTGACACGTACACTAGCAGAGCAGCTTGGTCGTGTAACTCCTGCCAGCCGTTTTAGTCCAGAGATGTCGAAGCACTGCGTCTTTGGTACTGATGATGCTGTCGACAAACAGAATAAAGAACACGTACGAGGCATCATTGACAAAATGAAGAGTGGCTCATCTTAA
- the LOC144433290 gene encoding betaine--homocysteine S-methyltransferase 1-like — protein MPEGTFNSKEDLLVQLNMSRSKVKGLLERIKDGDKIVVAEGYIFLFERRGYLKAGPFVPEVILDHPELVRIAYQEFVHAGSDVVLAFTYYAHREKMRLIGRESEILKMNKDALRMARDVADETGTLMAGNICNTNIYAPTNSAEKNQMIKDMFKEQIEWAVDAGADYILGETFLHFGEAMIALEAIKEAGKGKPAVITLSPVAIENIDGKYCTSDRVPFGEALEKLHNEGAAVVGLNCGRGPATTIPILEEIRATYKGPLAAVPLPFRTTEQQPSFMHLTDPKNGERLFPTNLEVASCSRTDIAEFGDKCKELDIQYIGICCGNEACLTRTLAEQLGRVTPASRFSPEMSKHCVFGTDDAVDKQNKEHVRGIIDKMKSGSS, from the exons CATCAAAGATGGGGATAAAATCGTCGTCGCCGAAGGATATATCTTTCTATTTGAGCGAAGAGGTTATCTGAAAGCTGGTCCCTTTGTACCTGAAGTCATACTGGACCATCCCGAACTAGTTAGGATTGCATATCAGGAGTTTGTACATGCCGGAAGTGACGTTGTGTTGGCATTTACG TACTACGCCCATCGTGAGAAGATGCGATTGATTGGCAGGGAGAGTGAAATCCTTAAAATGAACAAAGATGCACTGCGCATGGCACGTGATGTTGCTGACGAAACTGGAACTCTCATGGCGGGAAACATCTGCAACACCAATATCTACGCTCCAACTAACAGTGCTGAGAAGAACCAAATGATCAAGGATATGTTTAAG GAACAAATTGAATGGGCAGTTGATGCTGGAGCAGACTACATCTTGGGGgaaacatttttacattttggcGAGGCAATGATTGCGTTAGAAGCCATCAAAGAGGCTGGAAAAG gCAAACCGGCCGTCATTACTCTGTCACCTGTAGCGATTGAGAATATAGATGGAAAATACTGCACGTCGGATCGTGTACCGTTTGGCGAAGCTCTCGAAAAGCTACACAATGAGGGCGCTGCTGTGGTTGGGTTGAACTGTGGTCGTGGACCAGCTACGACGATTCCTATCTTGGAAGAAATCCGAGCCACATATAAG GGACCCCTTGCTGCAGTACCACTGCCATTCAGAACAACTGAACAACAACCTTCCTTTATGCATTTGACTGATCCAAAGAATG GTGAAAGGTTATTCCCAACCAACCTAGAAGTTGCTTCCTGCTCAAGAACTGACATAGCAGAGTTTGGAGATAAATGTAAAGAATTAGATATTCAGTACATTGGTATATGTTGTGGTAACGAGGCTTGTCTGACACGTACACTAGCAGAGCAGCTTGGTCGTGTAACTCCTGCCAGCCGTTTTAGTCCAGAGATGTCGAAGCACTGCGTCTTTGGTACTGATGATGCTGTCGACAAACAGAATAAAGAACACGTACGAGGCATCATTGACAAAATGAAGAGTGGCTCATCTTAA
- the LOC144433424 gene encoding uncharacterized protein LOC144433424, with protein sequence MAAMRREFTQHFNNVAERKVQADRKRKETHEESPATCIDIDYIHDITQSQCPSKGCSSIPGHITRTTLQNQAIATVTPIDSHTKYNGVADTTVVFLKQQEVVHFVLKQRYQNMLTCTTLML encoded by the exons ATGGCTGCAATGCGACGGGAATTTACGCAGCACTTCAATAATGTTGCGGAGCGGAAAGTTCAG GCTGATCGCAAACGAAAGGAGACCCATGAAGAATCtccagctacatgtatagacatcgactatattcatgatattacaCAGTCACAG TGTCCAAGCAAAGGATGTTCATCTATCCCAGGTCATATTACTCGTACAACACTCCAAAACCAAGCTATAGCTACGGTAACTCCAATTGATAGTCACACAAAG tataatGGTGTTGCAGATACAACTGTCGTATTTCTGAAGCAGCAAGAGGTGGTACACTTTGTCCTGAAACAAAG ATACCAGAATATGCTAACATGTACAACCTTGATGTTGTAG
- the LOC144432588 gene encoding betaine--homocysteine S-methyltransferase 1-like isoform X1 yields MTFSGLIWRDSSSVRLFPGKHNDNAVLEMSTKVKGLVERVSNGEKIIVAEGYIFLFERRGYLKAGPFVPEVVLEHPDLVKNAYREFAHAGSDVVLAFTFYANRAKMRLIGRENDIQKMNNDALRMAREVADETGTLMAGNISNSNIYTPTNSAEKNDTIRDMFKEQIEWAVDAGSDFILAETFMHLGEAEMALKVAQKFGKDLPVVVTMSAFATEIIDGQYCTSDKVPFGEACQKLYDAGATVVGLNCAFGPETMVVALQQIRQTYNGPLAAVPVPFRTTDKEPSFSTLTDPINGEALFPTNLEVVSCSRTDIENFAEKCKKLNVQFIGLCCGNEACLTRTLAEQLGRVTPASRFSPEMSKHCVFGTDDAVDKQNKEHVRGIIDKMKSGSS; encoded by the exons ATGACGTTTAGTGGCCTTATTTGGCGAGATTCAAGTTCTGTACGTCTCTTTCCAGGTAAACACAACGATAACGCTGTCCTCGAAATGTCAACTAAAGTCAAAG GATTGGTAGAGCGGGTTTCAAATGGAGAAAAGATCATAGTGGCCGAGGGATATATATTTCTCTTTGAGCGAAGGGGATACCTTAAAGCTGGTCCTTTTGTGCCGGAAGTCGTGCTAGAACACCCAGATCTTGTGAAAAATGCTTACCGCGAGTTTGCTCATGCCGGAAGTGACGTGGTGTTAGCCTTCACT TTTTATGCTAATCGTGCGAAGATGCGATTGATTGGACGAGAGAACGACATCCAGAAAATGAACAACGATGCACTGCGCATGGCACGCGAAGTTGCCGACGAAACTGGTACCCTAATGGCGGGAAACATCTCTAATTCAAATATCTACACACCGACCAACAGTGCAGAGAAGAATGATACGATAAGAGACATGTTTAAA GAACAAATCGAATGGGCTGTTGACGCCGGATCAGACTTCATCTTAGCAGAGACGTTCATGCATCTTGGCGAGGCTGAAATGGCGTTGAAAGTCGCACAGAAATTTGGAAAAG ATTTGCCCGTTGTCGTGACCATGTCAGCATTCGCAACGGAAATAATAGATGGCCAATATTGTACAAGTGACAAGGTTCCTTTTGGTGAAGCTTGTCAGAAGCTGTATGATGCAGGTGCAACTGTGGTTGGTCTTAATTGTGCTTTTGGGCCAGAAACAATGGTTGTGGCTTTGCAACAGATTAGGCAGACATATAAT GGACCTCTGGCTGCCGTGCCAGTACCTTTCAGAACAACAGACAAGGAACCTTCGTTCTCAACATTAACCGACCCTATAAACG GTGAGGCGTTATTTCCAACCAATCTTGAAGTCGTCTCGTGCTCAAGAACAGACATAGAGAATTTCGCCGAGAAGTGTAAAAAGCTAAATGTCCAGTTTATCGGCTTGTGCTGCGGTAACGAGGCTTGTCTGACACGTACACTAGCAGAGCAGCTTGGTCGTGTAACTCCTGCCAGCCGTTTTAGTCCAGAGATGTCGAAGCACTGCGTCTTTGGTACTGATGATGCTGTCGACAAACAGAATAAAGAACACGTACGAGGCATCATTGACAAAATGAAGAGTGGCTCATCTTAA